A region of Paramormyrops kingsleyae isolate MSU_618 chromosome 17, PKINGS_0.4, whole genome shotgun sequence DNA encodes the following proteins:
- the LOC111833877 gene encoding protein FAM76B-like isoform X1 translates to MATPALYACTKCNQRYPFEELSQGQQLCKECRIAHPIVKCTYCRSEFQQESKTNTICKKCAQNVKQFGTPKPCQYCNVIAAFIGSKCQRCANSEKKYGPPQTCEQCRQQCAFDRKEEGRRKVDGKLLCWLCTLSYRRVLQKAKEQRKGLGSSRANTSSLSEKEPRSKQHRRHHQHRHEHQHHGGSHKLGSMSPEQEQGHWKQRHKSSSIQNETPKKRPKLEIKPSSGDSSSISQSVDSGGTDHFILISQLKEEVMSLKRLLQQRDQMILEKERKLTELKADFQYQENNMRLKMNNMEKMHKEAMEQQQAKNRELMKQVASLSKGRKLEKGSCTLISP, encoded by the exons ATGGCGACGCCGGCGCTGTACGCCTGCACCAAGTGTAACCAGCGCTACCCGTTCGAGGAGCTTTCCCAGGGACAGCAGCTCTGTAAG GAGTGTCGGATAGCCCACCCCATAGTGAAGTGTACATATTGCAGGTCGGAGTTCCAGCAGGAGAG caaaacaaacacaatcTGTAAGAAGTgtgctcagaatgtcaagcaGTTTGGCACC CCCAAGCCGTGTCAGTACTGCAACGTTATCGCCGCCTTCATCGGCAGCAAGTGTCAACGCTGTGCCAACTCGGAGAAGAAGTACGGCCCCCCGCAGACCTGCGAGCAGTGCCGCCAGCAGTGCGCCTTCGACCGCAAGGAGGAGGGTCGCAGAAAG GTGGATGGTAAGCTTCTCTGCTGGCTCTGCACCCTGTCCTACCGCCGCGTCCTGCAGAAGGCCAAGGAGCAGCGGAAAGGCCTGGGCTCCTCGCGGGCCAACACCTCCTCCCTGAGTGAGAAGGAGCCCAGGAGCAAACAGCACCGCCGTCATCACCAGCACCGCCATGAGCACCAGCATCACGGCGGCTCCCACAA GTTGGGAAGCATGAGCCCAGAACAGGAGCAGGGACACTGGAAACAGCG CCATAAGTCATCCTCGATCCAGAATGAAACCCCAAAGAAGAGACCCAAACTAGAGATAAAGCCGTCCAGTGGGGACAG TAGTTCCATTAGCCAATCAGTGGACTCGGGTGGAACAGACCATTTCATTCTAATCAGCCAACTGAAGGAGGAAGTGATGTCATTGAAGAGGTTGCTGCAACAAAGAGACCAGATGATACTAGAGAAGGAGAGAAAG CTGACTGAGCTGAAGGCAGACTTCCAGTACCAGGAGAACAACATGAGGTTGAAGATGAACAACATGGAGAAAATGCATAAGGAGGCCATGGAGCAGCAGCAG GCGAAGAACCGGGAGCTGATGAAGCAAGTTGCCTCGCTGTCCAAAGGCAGGAAGCTGGAGAAAGGCTCGTGCACGCTGATCTCACCCTGA
- the LOC111833877 gene encoding protein FAM76B-like isoform X2, with translation MAASDGDIQGKKECRIAHPIVKCTYCRSEFQQESKTNTICKKCAQNVKQFGTPKPCQYCNVIAAFIGSKCQRCANSEKKYGPPQTCEQCRQQCAFDRKEEGRRKVDGKLLCWLCTLSYRRVLQKAKEQRKGLGSSRANTSSLSEKEPRSKQHRRHHQHRHEHQHHGGSHKLGSMSPEQEQGHWKQRHKSSSIQNETPKKRPKLEIKPSSGDSSSISQSVDSGGTDHFILISQLKEEVMSLKRLLQQRDQMILEKERKLTELKADFQYQENNMRLKMNNMEKMHKEAMEQQQAKNRELMKQVASLSKGRKLEKGSCTLISP, from the exons ATGGCTGCGAGCGACGGAGACATCCAGGGTAAAAAG GAGTGTCGGATAGCCCACCCCATAGTGAAGTGTACATATTGCAGGTCGGAGTTCCAGCAGGAGAG caaaacaaacacaatcTGTAAGAAGTgtgctcagaatgtcaagcaGTTTGGCACC CCCAAGCCGTGTCAGTACTGCAACGTTATCGCCGCCTTCATCGGCAGCAAGTGTCAACGCTGTGCCAACTCGGAGAAGAAGTACGGCCCCCCGCAGACCTGCGAGCAGTGCCGCCAGCAGTGCGCCTTCGACCGCAAGGAGGAGGGTCGCAGAAAG GTGGATGGTAAGCTTCTCTGCTGGCTCTGCACCCTGTCCTACCGCCGCGTCCTGCAGAAGGCCAAGGAGCAGCGGAAAGGCCTGGGCTCCTCGCGGGCCAACACCTCCTCCCTGAGTGAGAAGGAGCCCAGGAGCAAACAGCACCGCCGTCATCACCAGCACCGCCATGAGCACCAGCATCACGGCGGCTCCCACAA GTTGGGAAGCATGAGCCCAGAACAGGAGCAGGGACACTGGAAACAGCG CCATAAGTCATCCTCGATCCAGAATGAAACCCCAAAGAAGAGACCCAAACTAGAGATAAAGCCGTCCAGTGGGGACAG TAGTTCCATTAGCCAATCAGTGGACTCGGGTGGAACAGACCATTTCATTCTAATCAGCCAACTGAAGGAGGAAGTGATGTCATTGAAGAGGTTGCTGCAACAAAGAGACCAGATGATACTAGAGAAGGAGAGAAAG CTGACTGAGCTGAAGGCAGACTTCCAGTACCAGGAGAACAACATGAGGTTGAAGATGAACAACATGGAGAAAATGCATAAGGAGGCCATGGAGCAGCAGCAG GCGAAGAACCGGGAGCTGATGAAGCAAGTTGCCTCGCTGTCCAAAGGCAGGAAGCTGGAGAAAGGCTCGTGCACGCTGATCTCACCCTGA
- the LOC111833877 gene encoding protein FAM76B-like isoform X3, translating into MGGAKLRHHECRIAHPIVKCTYCRSEFQQESKTNTICKKCAQNVKQFGTPKPCQYCNVIAAFIGSKCQRCANSEKKYGPPQTCEQCRQQCAFDRKEEGRRKVDGKLLCWLCTLSYRRVLQKAKEQRKGLGSSRANTSSLSEKEPRSKQHRRHHQHRHEHQHHGGSHKLGSMSPEQEQGHWKQRHKSSSIQNETPKKRPKLEIKPSSGDSSSISQSVDSGGTDHFILISQLKEEVMSLKRLLQQRDQMILEKERKLTELKADFQYQENNMRLKMNNMEKMHKEAMEQQQAKNRELMKQVASLSKGRKLEKGSCTLISP; encoded by the exons ATGGGAGGAGCCAAGCTTCGTCATCAC GAGTGTCGGATAGCCCACCCCATAGTGAAGTGTACATATTGCAGGTCGGAGTTCCAGCAGGAGAG caaaacaaacacaatcTGTAAGAAGTgtgctcagaatgtcaagcaGTTTGGCACC CCCAAGCCGTGTCAGTACTGCAACGTTATCGCCGCCTTCATCGGCAGCAAGTGTCAACGCTGTGCCAACTCGGAGAAGAAGTACGGCCCCCCGCAGACCTGCGAGCAGTGCCGCCAGCAGTGCGCCTTCGACCGCAAGGAGGAGGGTCGCAGAAAG GTGGATGGTAAGCTTCTCTGCTGGCTCTGCACCCTGTCCTACCGCCGCGTCCTGCAGAAGGCCAAGGAGCAGCGGAAAGGCCTGGGCTCCTCGCGGGCCAACACCTCCTCCCTGAGTGAGAAGGAGCCCAGGAGCAAACAGCACCGCCGTCATCACCAGCACCGCCATGAGCACCAGCATCACGGCGGCTCCCACAA GTTGGGAAGCATGAGCCCAGAACAGGAGCAGGGACACTGGAAACAGCG CCATAAGTCATCCTCGATCCAGAATGAAACCCCAAAGAAGAGACCCAAACTAGAGATAAAGCCGTCCAGTGGGGACAG TAGTTCCATTAGCCAATCAGTGGACTCGGGTGGAACAGACCATTTCATTCTAATCAGCCAACTGAAGGAGGAAGTGATGTCATTGAAGAGGTTGCTGCAACAAAGAGACCAGATGATACTAGAGAAGGAGAGAAAG CTGACTGAGCTGAAGGCAGACTTCCAGTACCAGGAGAACAACATGAGGTTGAAGATGAACAACATGGAGAAAATGCATAAGGAGGCCATGGAGCAGCAGCAG GCGAAGAACCGGGAGCTGATGAAGCAAGTTGCCTCGCTGTCCAAAGGCAGGAAGCTGGAGAAAGGCTCGTGCACGCTGATCTCACCCTGA